The DNA window ATATTTGGAAGTATTGCTCAAGATATGATCGAGATTGAATATGCTATTGGTGAAATTAAAACGTCGATGTTTGTCGTAGAAAGTCACTCTTTTTACCTTGTTGCTAAAGAGTGGATAAAGGCCGAAGGTCTTAATGTGGGAGATAGAATATCCAGTTGCAGTGGAACTGTAGCAGAGATTTTATCCATCAATAAAATAGACGATCCACAATATCGTCCAGATTTAAAACTGAGTCACAATCATCACTATTTTGTCACTACAGGTAGTGTGTCAGCTCATGATAAAATCAGTGCCGACGCCCCTACTGATCCGCTTGAATCAATCGCATATCTGTTAGCAAACAAACCCTCTAATTTCCCTGATGGAACACCAACTGGTGATCATGCTGGTCCTTGGGCTGCAGCGAAATATGTAAACAGTGATACCAGTGAAGACGTTATCGGCTGGGGTCGTGCAAGTGATCATATGTGTGCAGAAGATGCCGCGATAAGTGATTTGAGGCATAAACTGGATGATGCTATCGGATTACATCGAGGTAATGTTAAAATCTCACATGCCTATGTGAGAAAGTATACTCGCAAAGGTCGCTTCGTGAATAAAATGAGCCCTTGTACTCACTGTCGCGACAATTATGGCAGTGCACTCAATGACGTAACGATGGGAACGAGTAATGTAGTTAAAGAGGGCCGAGGGTATTTGGCTCTTGTAGGTAACTAAGGTTAATTTAAGCTATCCACAGATTAAGAGGTGGTCGAAATCGCTCGGCTACTTATCCTGCCACTCTGTCGCAGTTTTTAATCAGATACTATGATTTCATACAGTGTTATTTGTTTATTTCTCAATTTTGTCACACTTTGTCAGAATCTGATTTCATTTCAGATTGATATTTTACCTTATATTTCATTTTATTAGTTGCTATTAACTAGGGGGGCAGGTTAGGGTCATCGAGACGTCCTGTTATACAGACTTTAGGTGACTATTTGAGAATGAAGTATAAAAACGTAAGATCTGCAATACACAATTTCGGGCATAGTTTTGTAAGTTATGAAAATTATGTCGATGGTGATTTTGTTTTGTATGAATTGAGAAATATTCACAATAAAGGTTATGATATTTCAATTAACTGGCTAACTAAAGAGTTTGAGCCGAATCTGCTTCGTAGCGATCACATCTCTAAATCAATTGATTATTGGGCAAAGCCTTTAGAAGAACAATTGTATAAACAAGATGTTTTGTTGGCTTCATTATCAAGTTTCATTTTTGTATGGCCAGCTAATAAAGGGCACTATGTTGAAGCTATTGACGATCGCGGTATTACTCATAAAAAAGAAATAATGTACGCGAGTTAAGTCACATAACAAAGTTGTAAACGCGGACAAAACAGTTGGCTTTGTTTGTGCATCACTTATTTTAGCCAATCATTTACGCCGATTATGCTGGTGTTTCCACTTTTTAGCTGTAGATAGAAATTAAGGATAATAGAAGTACTATGTCGGAAATTAAGAACCTAAATAGCATTTCGTATGCCACGTTTTGGGGGCTGATTTTATCCATAGTCTGGTAGCTTTAGGGGTTAGTATCGCAATTCCACCAATGGAAGTATTAATATTCATACCTATGTCAGGATAACCACTCTCGCTATTAACTGAAAAAGAAAGAGGATTAGCACTGAGCACGTCGTTAGCCTTAATGCTAAGTCTGAATATTTGCCTATCGCTGTGTTATATTTCCATTCCTGAACTGCCACTACCGTGTAGAAATGATATGTAATAGATAAGAGGATAATAATTTGCGTCGCGATGTGGCTAATTTCTAATATTGTATCGGTATGCATGGTGTAGCCTCAATCATTTAGTTTTAACTAAACCTAGCTAATAATGTCGATTTTTAAGGAGCTACTGCGCTTCCTTTGATAGAAATGTGACAGGATAGGTATATGATTTTTTGAGATGTGAGCTTTGTGCTAGATACAATATCTCCTTAGGATGTTTGGCGGTAACTACATGTCTTGAACAAACAAAAAACCAACAGTTCTCACTGTTGGTTTTTTATTTAAACATTAATCAAACAGGGTTATTTCCCTTGCATGTAACATTTATAAAAACGTGCTCATTACCGCTGCAATCAGTCCGTAGATAATCATCGGAATAACTGTACGTTTAATGATGTAACCTTCTTTGTTCGAAATACCTAAGATAGTTGATACTGCAATGATGTTGTTAATGCATACCATGTTACCCATAGCACCACCAACAGATTGCAGTGCCAAGATAGTTGTTTCAGGTAAGCCAACCGTGGTTGCGATTGTTTGCTGAATACCACCAAATGTTAGGTTAGATACCGTTGCCGATCCCGAAAAGAATGCCCCTAGAGCGCCAAGGTAAGCTGAAGCAAACTGCCAGTTAGTACCCATGACATCAGAGAACGCCATGCCGATAATTAGGATAGGTGAGTTCTCACCGCCAGCCATCATCAGCTTAACCATGATCAATGCACCAATTAAGGTAATGAATGGCATTTTGATTCGGCTACCGGTTTCGCTAAACACTTGCTTAACCATGCTGCCTTTAAGCTTAAACAGTGGAATAGAAATCAATACCACTAATAAGAAAGGAACAAGAGCTGGAACATAAAGTGCTTTGTATGCCCATGCTACGTTAGTCCCTAAGATATTACTTAGTTTGAAGATTAATGCTTGGCTAATGCTAAAGTCACCTAGAATACCAAACGACGCTGACATTGCTTCAGTCGCATCCGTTAGCATTGACTTAATACCAAGCTGCTTGATACGTGTCACAATCAGAATCGCAATCAATAAGATCGTTGGTGTCATTGCCTTGAAAATTTCACCACGACTTACTGTCGACTTTGACGTGTTGTCGTCTGCACTTGCGGCTACTTTACCCAAACCGACGTTTAACTTAGCTAGGCCAATCGAGATAGTCATACCAATCGCGCCACCTACTAATGCAGGGAATTCATAGTTCCATTGTGCGAACAAGAAATACGGGATAGTACATGACAGGGTACTGAGTAGAATGAATACGTAGTTACGACGGATCTCAGTCCATGACATGACAAAGCGTAATGCCAATACCGGAATAACAAATGCCGCGAAGAAGTGGATCATTGCAGTTTGCTGACCGATCTCAAGTAATGCTGAATCACTTAAACCTAGATTTGAGAAGCCAAACCAGGTCGGTGTGCCAACCGCACCAAATGATACTGGTACCGAGTTCATTACTAGCGCTAGCATTGCTACTTGTAAGGGTGGGAACCCCAAACCAACTAAGATAGGCGCTGCAATGGCTGCGGGTGTGCCAAAGCCCGATGCACCCTCAATCATAAAGGCAAACGCCCAACCAATAATCATTAACTGAGCAATTTTATTACGGC is part of the Moritella viscosa genome and encodes:
- a CDS encoding putative L-lactate permease, with product MTSLILAMMPIIVLIWMMTKKNGVPSYIALPLTALFVAALQIFYFQTDLTLIWANVIAGSLSAITPISIIAGAILMNRMMCLSGAENTISRWLEGISRNKIAQLMIIGWAFAFMIEGASGFGTPAAIAAPILVGLGFPPLQVAMLALVMNSVPVSFGAVGTPTWFGFSNLGLSDSALLEIGQQTAMIHFFAAFVIPVLALRFVMSWTEIRRNYVFILLSTLSCTIPYFLFAQWNYEFPALVGGAIGMTISIGLAKLNVGLGKVAASADDNTSKSTVSRGEIFKAMTPTILLIAILIVTRIKQLGIKSMLTDATEAMSASFGILGDFSISQALIFKLSNILGTNVAWAYKALYVPALVPFLLVVLISIPLFKLKGSMVKQVFSETGSRIKMPFITLIGALIMVKLMMAGGENSPILIIGMAFSDVMGTNWQFASAYLGALGAFFSGSATVSNLTFGGIQQTIATTVGLPETTILALQSVGGAMGNMVCINNIIAVSTILGISNKEGYIIKRTVIPMIIYGLIAAVMSTFL